One Candidatus Glassbacteria bacterium DNA window includes the following coding sequences:
- the galK gene encoding galactokinase, with protein sequence MTDRDKLIARLGDRDSELLAQLDKHYNIDVTDRFLRVLEYHAERFPEDKQVIVLKAPGRVNVIGEHLDYNGLPVFPMAIDYDMLIALSPRDDRKVIAVNPEYDDREFEISPDIPKFDTGDWGNYIKAGVQGIVDHQGGVEKLKGFNGSFLGTVPVGSGLSSSSTLVVASAMAVLESSGLGMPPLELADLMARAEWYVGTQGGGMDHAASILSEKGKALRIGFFPLSARPVALPAGFTIVVANSMVVSAKTEVSRIRFNLLPAACQIACAMMVKTMGLEGEGIERIGDIFFKLGRVETLRGHERTFTRERYTRHDVAEFLDKPLEEVESTLYTARSGEPLPEPEDGLRIGARARHVISEAIRVEESVKVIEAGDGEAFGRRMNGSWISCRDDFEISHPSLELLVDFGREAGTSGSRLTGAGWGGCTVHLVADDKVDTVLAALKEKYYEDAIKEFPAAAERYAQRPQDALLALRPSAGARVLF encoded by the coding sequence ATGACAGACAGAGATAAGCTGATCGCCCGTCTCGGCGACAGGGACTCCGAACTGCTGGCTCAGCTCGACAAGCATTACAACATCGACGTCACCGACCGTTTCCTGCGAGTGCTGGAATACCACGCCGAAAGGTTTCCCGAGGATAAGCAGGTAATCGTGCTCAAGGCTCCGGGCAGGGTCAACGTGATCGGCGAACATCTGGACTACAACGGACTCCCCGTGTTCCCGATGGCTATCGACTACGATATGCTGATCGCACTCTCTCCCCGCGATGACAGGAAGGTGATTGCGGTCAACCCGGAATACGACGACCGCGAGTTCGAGATCTCCCCCGACATTCCCAAGTTCGACACCGGCGACTGGGGCAACTATATCAAGGCCGGCGTGCAGGGGATTGTCGATCACCAGGGCGGCGTGGAAAAGCTCAAGGGATTCAACGGCTCGTTTCTCGGCACCGTGCCGGTCGGTTCCGGCCTGTCCAGCAGCAGCACCCTGGTGGTCGCCTCGGCGATGGCCGTGCTGGAGTCCTCCGGCCTCGGCATGCCGCCGCTGGAGTTGGCCGACCTGATGGCCAGGGCCGAGTGGTATGTCGGCACCCAGGGCGGCGGGATGGATCACGCCGCCAGTATCCTCAGCGAAAAAGGCAAGGCGCTCAGGATCGGTTTCTTTCCGCTCTCCGCCCGGCCCGTGGCGCTCCCCGCCGGCTTCACGATCGTCGTGGCCAACTCGATGGTTGTCTCGGCCAAGACCGAGGTCTCGCGGATCAGGTTCAACCTCCTGCCCGCCGCCTGCCAGATCGCCTGCGCCATGATGGTTAAAACCATGGGGCTGGAGGGCGAGGGTATCGAGCGGATCGGGGATATCTTTTTCAAGCTCGGCAGGGTCGAAACCCTCAGGGGCCACGAGCGGACTTTCACCCGCGAGCGCTACACCAGGCATGATGTCGCCGAATTCCTGGACAAACCCCTGGAAGAGGTGGAAAGCACGCTCTACACGGCCCGCTCCGGCGAGCCGCTGCCCGAGCCGGAGGACGGCCTGCGGATCGGTGCGCGGGCGCGCCACGTGATCTCAGAGGCGATCCGGGTCGAGGAGAGCGTGAAAGTGATCGAGGCCGGCGACGGGGAGGCGTTCGGCCGCCGGATGAACGGCAGTTGGATCAGTTGCCGCGATGATTTCGAGATTTCCCACCCCAGCCTGGAGCTGCTGGTCGATTTCGGCCGCGAGGCGGGCACCAGCGGCAGCCGTCTGACCGGCGCGGGCTGGGGCGGCTGCACGGTCCACCTCGTTGCCGATGACAAGGTGGACACGGTCCTGGCGGCATTGAAGGAGAAATATTACGAAGACGCGATCAAGGAATTCCCCGCCGCCGCCGAGCGCTACGCCCAGCGCCCCCAGGACGCCCTGCTGGCCCTGCGGCCCTCGGCCGGGGCCAGGGTGCTGTTTTGA
- a CDS encoding DUF1828 domain-containing protein, with amino-acid sequence MNITKIEEEVKKKICEKVHIQKEGIDRYFVSTPFTFSDGDHFVVLIKKSGAHWYLSDEGHTIMHLTYEMEENDLSRGTRNKIINTTLEQYGIKDNRGELRLKIENGEFGDSVFSFIQGLIKISDIEYLAQERAKSIFYEDFRRVILENMDESRVEFDWFSKERDNKKKYVVDCRINSMKRPLLIFALANEDKTRDATITLFQFEKWGFEFSSLGIFEDLEQINTKVVARYCDVGEKIFSNIESNESGIQKFLVNAI; translated from the coding sequence GTGAACATAACCAAAATAGAAGAAGAAGTTAAGAAAAAAATATGTGAGAAAGTTCACATACAAAAAGAAGGTATAGACAGGTATTTTGTATCCACGCCTTTCACATTTAGTGATGGTGATCACTTCGTTGTTTTAATCAAAAAAAGTGGTGCGCACTGGTATTTGTCAGATGAAGGCCATACAATCATGCATCTGACATATGAAATGGAAGAAAACGATTTGAGTCGAGGAACAAGAAACAAAATAATAAATACAACTTTGGAGCAGTACGGTATAAAAGATAATAGAGGGGAGTTGAGACTCAAAATTGAAAATGGTGAATTTGGCGACTCAGTATTTTCTTTTATTCAAGGATTAATAAAAATCTCGGATATAGAGTATTTAGCTCAAGAAAGAGCAAAATCGATTTTTTACGAAGATTTCAGGCGAGTTATTTTAGAAAATATGGATGAAAGTAGAGTTGAATTCGATTGGTTTAGCAAGGAAAGAGATAATAAAAAGAAATATGTTGTTGATTGTAGAATCAATAGCATGAAAAGGCCACTACTTATTTTTGCTCTGGCTAATGAGGACAAAACTAGAGACGCAACAATTACTCTTTTCCAATTTGAGAAATGGGGATTTGAATTTAGCTCATTGGGCATTTTTGAAGATTTGGAACAAATAAATACAAAAGTGGTCGCGAGATATTGTGATGTTGGGGAAAAGATATTTTCAAATATTGAATCAAATGAATCGGGGATTCAAAAATTTTTAGTGAATGCAATATAA
- the purD gene encoding phosphoribosylamine--glycine ligase — MKVLIVGNGGREHALLWRLAADSPESEFYITRGNPGMAGLARSVDVGPTDVGAVVRTANEIDSDLVVVGPEVPLADGLADSLIAAGRDVFGPGAGAARIESSKVFSKQLMRDAGVPSASFEVFTELGAALSHIGNGPEQCVVKADGLAAGKGAIVCRSRLAARDAVNLILADRAFGEAGAAVVIEEMMTGEELSVLALADGRNVVPLVPSQDHKAVGEGDTGPNTGGMGSYAPVAIATPLLMGTVMRRIMEPVVAELALRGTPYRGCLYAGLMITADGPKVVEFNCRFGDPETQVVLPLLEGNLLELMKESAVGSLSGAEAGVTDGAAVCVVMASGGYPGGYQKGKRIEFAPELDGREDIIVYHAGTSECDGSMVTAGGRVLGVTGLGGNVTDAAARAYEGVDLISFDGGYCRRDIAWREIERLKKKT; from the coding sequence ATGAAAGTGCTGATTGTCGGTAACGGGGGGCGTGAGCATGCCCTCCTGTGGCGGCTTGCCGCCGACAGCCCTGAAAGTGAATTCTATATCACCCGCGGTAACCCCGGCATGGCCGGCCTTGCGCGGAGTGTGGATGTCGGTCCCACCGACGTGGGAGCAGTCGTGCGGACGGCAAATGAAATCGATTCCGATCTGGTGGTGGTGGGGCCGGAGGTCCCGCTGGCGGATGGCCTGGCCGACTCCCTGATCGCCGCCGGGCGCGATGTGTTCGGTCCCGGTGCCGGGGCGGCCAGAATCGAAAGCAGCAAGGTGTTCTCCAAGCAGTTGATGCGCGATGCCGGTGTGCCGTCAGCATCGTTCGAAGTGTTCACCGAACTCGGCGCGGCGCTGTCCCATATCGGCAATGGACCCGAGCAGTGTGTGGTCAAGGCCGATGGCCTGGCTGCGGGCAAGGGTGCGATTGTCTGCCGCAGCCGGCTGGCGGCCCGCGACGCCGTTAACTTGATCCTTGCCGACCGTGCATTCGGCGAGGCGGGCGCTGCGGTGGTGATCGAAGAGATGATGACCGGCGAGGAGCTGAGTGTGCTGGCCCTGGCCGATGGCCGGAACGTGGTGCCGCTCGTGCCCAGCCAGGACCACAAGGCGGTCGGCGAGGGAGACACCGGACCCAATACCGGCGGTATGGGTTCATACGCCCCCGTGGCAATCGCCACTCCGTTGCTGATGGGCACTGTGATGCGGCGGATTATGGAGCCGGTGGTGGCGGAGCTGGCGCTCAGGGGAACTCCCTACCGGGGCTGCCTGTATGCCGGCTTGATGATTACCGCCGATGGACCCAAAGTGGTCGAGTTCAACTGCCGGTTCGGCGATCCCGAAACCCAGGTCGTGCTGCCCCTGCTCGAGGGGAACCTGCTGGAGCTGATGAAAGAGTCCGCGGTGGGGTCGCTCTCCGGCGCGGAAGCGGGGGTCACCGACGGGGCGGCAGTGTGCGTGGTGATGGCCAGCGGCGGCTATCCGGGCGGCTATCAAAAGGGCAAGCGAATCGAATTCGCTCCGGAGCTGGACGGCAGGGAAGATATTATCGTCTACCATGCCGGCACGTCTGAGTGCGATGGTTCGATGGTTACCGCCGGCGGCCGCGTGCTGGGTGTGACAGGCCTGGGCGGCAATGTGACCGATGCCGCCGCCAGGGCGTACGAGGGCGTGGACCTGATCTCGTTCGATGGCGGCTACTGCCGCCGGGATATCGCCTGGCGCGAGATCGAACGGCTAAAGAAAAAAACCTGA
- a CDS encoding divalent-cation tolerance protein CutA, which translates to MAVFVTVGSENDALLIARTVVEERLAACGNVLGSVRSIYRWQGKVEDELEVLLMLKTRAALFESLRSRVVELHAYEVPEVVALPIEAGHGPYLDWIRENTSS; encoded by the coding sequence ATTGCTGTGTTCGTAACCGTCGGCAGTGAAAACGACGCTCTGCTAATCGCGCGGACAGTGGTGGAGGAGCGCCTGGCCGCCTGCGGCAACGTGCTGGGCTCGGTCCGTTCAATCTACCGCTGGCAGGGTAAAGTGGAGGATGAGCTCGAGGTCCTGCTGATGCTCAAGACCCGCGCGGCGCTCTTCGAGTCCCTGCGCAGCCGGGTGGTTGAGCTGCACGCATACGAGGTCCCCGAGGTGGTCGCCCTGCCGATCGAGGCCGGGCACGGACCCTACCTGGACTGGATTAGAGAGAATACGTCAAGTTAA